One window from the genome of Streptomyces sp. NBC_00287 encodes:
- a CDS encoding IS110 family transposase, with the protein MDVLHERCAGVDISKKDAKACVRSPSTKRRGSFTNETTTWGSTTNAVLALRDHLLAAEVTLVVIEATSDYWKPFYYLLAEDLNVILVNARQVKNLPGRKTDVSDAAWLAQLGAHGLVRPSFVPPAPVRELRDLTRARTQMTRERGQIVQRLEKLLEDTGIKLAAVASDIMGVSGRAMLEALIAGERDPQTLADLAKRKLRNKIPELTEALTGRFLHHHAFLTRLHLDHYDQLTDAIGQLDTRIEEAMAPFRPALDLLDTIPGINQAVAEVIIAETGGDMARFTTAKHLASWAGVCPGHQESAGRIKNTKVRPGNPYLKGALGLAAFGAVRTNNTYLQARYKRLTARRGPLRALVAVEHSIITAIWHMLTDNVPYHELGGTYFARRDPERATRRAITALNQLGYTVTLNPIEGAA; encoded by the coding sequence GTGGACGTGCTGCACGAACGCTGCGCCGGTGTGGACATCAGCAAGAAGGACGCCAAGGCGTGCGTCCGCAGCCCAAGTACGAAACGGCGTGGCTCGTTCACCAACGAGACCACGACCTGGGGCTCGACCACGAACGCCGTGCTCGCCCTGCGGGATCACCTGCTCGCTGCCGAGGTCACACTCGTCGTGATCGAGGCGACCTCGGACTACTGGAAACCGTTCTACTACCTGCTTGCCGAGGACCTGAACGTGATCCTGGTCAACGCCCGGCAGGTCAAGAACCTGCCCGGCCGCAAGACCGACGTCTCCGACGCCGCCTGGCTGGCCCAGCTCGGCGCCCACGGCCTGGTCCGCCCCTCGTTCGTGCCACCCGCACCGGTGCGCGAACTGCGGGATCTGACCCGGGCCCGCACCCAGATGACCCGCGAGCGCGGGCAGATCGTGCAGCGACTGGAGAAGCTGCTGGAGGACACCGGGATCAAGCTGGCCGCGGTCGCCTCCGACATCATGGGCGTCTCGGGCCGGGCCATGCTGGAGGCCCTCATCGCCGGCGAACGCGACCCGCAGACGCTCGCGGACCTGGCCAAACGCAAGCTCCGCAACAAGATCCCCGAACTCACCGAGGCCCTGACCGGCCGCTTCCTCCACCACCACGCCTTCCTCACCCGGCTGCACCTGGACCACTACGACCAGCTCACCGACGCCATCGGACAGCTGGATACGCGGATCGAGGAGGCGATGGCCCCCTTTCGGCCCGCCCTGGACCTGCTCGACACCATCCCCGGCATCAACCAGGCCGTCGCCGAAGTGATCATCGCGGAGACCGGCGGCGACATGGCCCGGTTCACCACCGCCAAACACCTCGCGTCCTGGGCCGGGGTCTGCCCCGGCCACCAGGAGTCCGCCGGCCGCATCAAGAACACCAAGGTCCGCCCCGGCAACCCGTATCTCAAAGGAGCCCTCGGCCTCGCGGCGTTCGGAGCGGTGAGAACCAACAACACCTACCTGCAAGCCCGTTACAAGCGACTGACCGCCCGGCGCGGCCCGCTCAGGGCCCTGGTCGCCGTCGAGCACTCGATCATCACCGCGATCTGGCACATGCTCACCGACAACGTCCCCTACCACGAGCTCGGCGGCACCTACTTCGCCCGGCGCGACCCCGAACGAGCCACCCGCCGCGCGATCACCGCACTCAACCAGCTCGGCTACACCGTCACCCTCAACCCGATCGAGGGCGCAGCCTGA
- a CDS encoding alpha/beta fold hydrolase, producing the protein MARVVCIHGIGQQYAGERQLHTAWHPALADGLLRAGTVSALDADEVRCVFYGDLFRPPGRTLAVQDPPLDASDVDEGFETELLLSIWAEAARTDEAVLPPDARTLARTPQTVQRALNALSRSRFFAGVALRGLVLDLKQVRAYLCDPAVQTAVQERVAAAVTDRTRVVVGHSLGSVVAYEALCAHPEWPVRGLLTLGSPLGIRNLVYDRLRKPGAWPGGVGTWTNIADEGDVVALVKDLRPLFGDRVDCHLVHNGSRAHDATRYLNTPQVGRAVTDGCGLD; encoded by the coding sequence ATGGCTCGGGTGGTCTGCATCCACGGGATCGGTCAGCAGTACGCCGGGGAACGGCAGTTGCACACCGCCTGGCACCCCGCGCTCGCCGACGGCCTGCTGCGCGCCGGGACCGTGTCCGCCCTCGACGCGGACGAGGTGCGCTGTGTCTTCTACGGCGATCTGTTCCGCCCGCCCGGCCGCACCCTCGCCGTCCAGGACCCGCCCCTGGACGCCTCTGACGTCGACGAGGGCTTCGAGACCGAACTCCTCCTGTCGATCTGGGCCGAGGCCGCTCGCACCGACGAGGCCGTCCTGCCACCCGACGCCCGGACCCTGGCCCGCACCCCGCAGACGGTCCAGCGCGCGCTCAATGCCCTCAGCCGCTCCCGGTTCTTCGCCGGCGTCGCCCTGCGCGGCCTGGTCCTCGACCTCAAGCAAGTCCGCGCGTACCTCTGCGATCCCGCTGTGCAGACGGCCGTACAGGAGAGGGTCGCCGCCGCCGTCACCGACCGCACCCGGGTCGTGGTCGGGCACTCCCTCGGCAGTGTCGTCGCCTACGAGGCGCTGTGCGCCCACCCCGAGTGGCCGGTGCGCGGGCTGCTGACGCTGGGCTCGCCGCTCGGCATCCGCAACCTCGTCTACGACCGGCTGCGCAAGCCGGGCGCCTGGCCCGGCGGTGTCGGCACCTGGACCAACATCGCGGACGAGGGCGATGTCGTGGCCCTGGTGAAGGACTTACGTCCGCTCTTCGGTGACCGGGTCGACTGTCACCTCGTCCACAACGGCAGCCGGGCCCACGATGCCACCCGCTACCTCAATACCCCGCAGGTCGGCCGGGCGGTGACCGATGGATGCGGTCTCGACTGA
- a CDS encoding caspase family protein: MDAVSTEARRFLIAAAVTDVAAHPEAERPELADDVQRVEELFLGELGYVRGARVGLDPTRSQLMESLRQFAKAPDRHPDDYVVLYLATHGVTAEHSGSHYLLLHDSDARDLRGTALPTEDLVAHLWEDTAIERLLVLIDACYAEEGADTALRGALEARRFREPVTEHGSTGLVLVASSRRKEEAYTGALSAAFDRAVRRQATAGHAPAHISLEHVMAAIRSDPEVPRAQRPVWSLTHATGDIPAFLPNPRHIPDADGLRLEEIDRIVALGARERGAREQDMRAFFLPRARGTDVPTEDVWNFTGRHAAIGDVREWLSPGRADERLCVVTGDPGSGKSSLLGLFAVLTDPARAASVPRSGLPTALPAPGSVDERINASHLSTRQLLDALSAAAGCAAESLGALTAHLQTRAAPLVVLIDSLDEALAPHEAVDELLTPLADPERRLPIRLLVGARPHIANRLPATAQRIDLDSECYGDPDAVRAYARKLLCTPDSVLSAAAPGLVDGIAEAVAEAAGRSFLVARITARTIAREPCPPDPHDRKWRDELPRLPGEAMERDLTQRLGPEAARAHDLLLPLAYAQGAGLPWAGVWPRLASTITGRSYRDEDIVWLRQAAGSYVVESVEDGGSVYRVYHRALIEYLREGRDAERIQRTVTEVLRDVEHPYVRRYLALHAGEGGVLDPLVQEARFVLTAEPGQLFAALPGLRTAEGRRAGQAVRDLEESLRWWEGRGENPELRAQLRLHAVCRKAQGLADSCDVGEEPLPWRARWAAWNPDEGARRYPGMSIGVGGGIVVPTAGTGAHYADLISPRGATWFDLDDGDVRRARRQKTTDWFSSTLTAPPQLPGLAAGLWADGHVALERGSIRTKNYTRLLHVWHADRNWVWVLPPSSALDYEPERRMPDPAAQLVVLADPDGQPGAVALRFRGGHVLVHRLGRSFHYPPPSRRQRRRLYSWEIEAWKERADRLTAEDPVALTPQGPGDRITACAGPAGLPLMTLLMGYADGRVEAFSILGRGLPDPVVTGHEGPVTHIDLATGHPQGNLLVTAGADHTVRLSSFTTGAPVRTLLTSGFSVSSLGVRRVGRQWIVAVVTADGQLHRIDLDSGRPIGLPQRVDAGSSVRLAVFDLGANACVSVQGNARGLQLYDLVTGDRLGGQVLRHSATAVCRAGGTVCVGGSDGIVRFWPTAHAADSVRVTAHEGRILALGEIHGPRGVPVLVSVGEDSQIRCWDLTRHNELWRRRVLDPGPWEVSLISCATTGRTADGRDFVVTGEHGGRVRILLLRGGMPVAEQEFTVPDIVTALSTGRVRGRDVLVVGTDSGRIVCWDVGAGRMFVYGPLPESPRWTTALALHPDGSGRLAVGGSDGTVREWTLPTCRPLGNPPRPAHVGDVCALAYTATGLVGYGADARLVSYRDGWERPMPRTAASLHATDDGLLCGDEGGQVWWLRDTPEGRRVVEALDEVRPVSAVAAVEHDGGLSVVVGSADGSLQVRDGERGELVRRLRPVGDRAVGQLAAVAWRPPGRDVRPRLFARGENGLLEYWDFGTDGTVASAGRPLVTPVPHHHPGAQLAAVPDDTGAQSLLSVAVWDSDLPRFLYPDGDGRVCIHDIARGPLPDQPCSAPGDGGTEKAELHAVRCGGRLLVLTQLSDDVIRVLDTTSRRWAAVWFRDDSLVRVFALDAPGGDELLLVGVRQSKIVPWNALRRRFTEDGERPPAHRLRKRRWLPRRGPAPEPPVTHEHGMPLRVEYAALLPGGETYAAAGDTTLCVLGTRDDTMHRTIDLPSLCTALTTGPAGELIVGTRNGPILFD; encoded by the coding sequence ATGGATGCGGTCTCGACTGAGGCGCGCCGTTTCCTGATCGCCGCCGCCGTCACGGACGTAGCGGCGCATCCGGAGGCGGAGAGACCCGAACTGGCTGATGACGTACAGCGGGTGGAGGAGCTGTTCCTCGGGGAGCTGGGTTACGTCAGGGGCGCGCGGGTGGGGTTGGACCCGACACGGAGCCAACTCATGGAGTCCCTGAGGCAGTTCGCCAAAGCTCCCGACCGCCACCCGGACGACTACGTGGTCCTGTACCTCGCCACGCACGGCGTGACGGCCGAACACAGCGGCAGCCACTACCTGTTGCTGCACGACAGCGACGCCCGCGACCTGCGCGGCACCGCCCTGCCCACCGAGGATCTGGTCGCCCACCTGTGGGAGGACACGGCGATCGAGCGGCTGCTGGTGCTGATCGACGCCTGTTACGCGGAGGAAGGCGCCGACACGGCCCTGCGCGGGGCGCTGGAGGCCCGCCGCTTCCGGGAGCCGGTCACCGAGCACGGCAGCACCGGACTGGTCCTCGTCGCGTCCTCCCGCCGCAAGGAGGAGGCGTACACCGGCGCCCTCTCCGCAGCCTTCGACCGCGCGGTACGCCGCCAGGCCACCGCCGGCCATGCCCCCGCCCACATCAGCCTCGAACACGTCATGGCGGCCATCCGCAGCGACCCCGAAGTCCCGCGCGCCCAACGCCCGGTGTGGTCCCTGACCCACGCCACCGGCGACATCCCGGCCTTCCTCCCCAACCCACGCCACATCCCCGACGCGGACGGACTGCGACTGGAGGAGATCGACCGGATCGTCGCACTCGGAGCACGCGAACGCGGCGCCCGCGAACAGGACATGCGCGCCTTCTTCCTGCCCCGGGCGCGGGGGACGGACGTACCGACCGAGGACGTGTGGAACTTCACCGGGCGGCATGCGGCGATCGGGGACGTCAGGGAGTGGCTGTCGCCGGGGCGCGCGGACGAGCGGCTGTGTGTGGTGACCGGCGACCCCGGCTCCGGGAAATCGTCTCTGCTCGGGCTGTTCGCGGTCCTCACCGACCCGGCCCGCGCGGCGTCCGTGCCCCGCTCCGGACTGCCGACCGCGCTGCCCGCCCCCGGGTCCGTCGACGAGCGGATCAACGCCAGTCACCTCTCCACCCGGCAGCTCCTCGACGCTCTGTCCGCGGCAGCGGGCTGCGCCGCCGAGTCGCTCGGGGCGCTCACCGCCCACCTCCAGACACGGGCCGCCCCGCTCGTCGTCCTCATCGACTCCCTGGACGAGGCCCTCGCCCCGCACGAGGCCGTCGACGAGCTCCTCACCCCGCTTGCCGACCCCGAACGCCGCCTGCCCATACGGCTGTTGGTGGGCGCCCGCCCGCACATCGCGAACCGGCTCCCCGCCACCGCCCAGCGCATCGACCTCGACTCCGAGTGCTACGGCGACCCCGACGCCGTCCGCGCCTACGCCCGCAAGCTGCTGTGCACGCCGGACTCCGTCCTCTCCGCCGCCGCACCCGGGCTGGTGGACGGCATCGCCGAAGCCGTCGCCGAGGCCGCGGGCCGCTCCTTCCTGGTGGCCCGCATCACCGCCCGCACGATCGCCCGCGAACCGTGCCCGCCCGATCCGCACGACCGGAAGTGGCGTGACGAACTCCCACGGCTGCCGGGCGAGGCCATGGAACGAGACCTCACCCAGCGCCTGGGACCGGAGGCGGCCCGCGCCCACGACCTCCTCCTCCCGCTCGCCTACGCCCAGGGCGCGGGCCTGCCCTGGGCGGGTGTCTGGCCCCGCCTGGCCTCGACGATCACCGGCCGCTCCTACCGCGACGAAGACATCGTGTGGTTGCGGCAGGCGGCGGGCTCGTATGTCGTCGAGAGCGTGGAGGACGGGGGCTCGGTGTACCGGGTGTATCACCGGGCGCTGATCGAGTACCTGCGGGAGGGACGGGACGCGGAGCGCATCCAGCGGACCGTGACGGAGGTATTGCGGGACGTCGAACATCCCTATGTGCGGCGGTACTTGGCGCTGCACGCGGGGGAGGGCGGGGTACTCGATCCGCTGGTGCAGGAGGCGCGGTTCGTCCTGACCGCCGAGCCCGGCCAACTCTTCGCCGCGCTGCCCGGATTGCGTACCGCGGAGGGGCGTCGGGCGGGGCAGGCGGTGCGGGATCTGGAGGAGTCGCTGCGGTGGTGGGAGGGGCGGGGAGAGAATCCCGAGCTGCGGGCCCAGTTGCGGCTGCATGCGGTGTGCCGGAAGGCGCAGGGGCTGGCCGACTCGTGTGATGTGGGGGAGGAGCCGTTGCCCTGGCGGGCGCGGTGGGCGGCGTGGAATCCGGACGAGGGGGCGCGGCGGTATCCGGGGATGTCGATCGGGGTCGGCGGGGGAATCGTGGTCCCCACCGCCGGAACCGGTGCGCACTACGCCGATCTGATCTCGCCGCGAGGGGCGACCTGGTTCGACCTGGACGACGGGGACGTCCGCCGCGCCCGTCGGCAGAAGACGACCGACTGGTTCAGCTCGACCCTGACCGCACCTCCCCAACTTCCCGGCCTTGCGGCGGGTTTGTGGGCTGATGGGCACGTCGCCCTGGAGCGGGGCAGCATACGGACGAAGAACTACACGCGCCTGCTCCACGTCTGGCATGCCGACCGGAATTGGGTCTGGGTGCTGCCGCCGAGCTCCGCCCTGGACTACGAACCCGAGCGGCGCATGCCGGACCCGGCGGCCCAGTTGGTGGTGCTCGCCGACCCCGATGGCCAACCCGGCGCGGTGGCCTTGCGGTTCCGCGGCGGACACGTCCTCGTCCACCGGCTCGGCAGGTCCTTCCATTACCCTCCGCCCAGCCGTCGGCAACGCCGACGGCTGTACAGCTGGGAGATCGAGGCGTGGAAGGAGCGGGCCGACAGACTGACGGCCGAGGACCCGGTCGCTCTCACCCCACAGGGCCCCGGAGACCGCATCACCGCTTGCGCCGGTCCCGCTGGACTGCCCCTCATGACGCTGCTGATGGGCTACGCCGACGGCCGGGTCGAGGCGTTCTCGATCCTCGGCCGGGGCTTACCGGATCCGGTGGTGACAGGCCACGAAGGCCCCGTCACCCACATCGACCTGGCGACCGGCCACCCGCAGGGCAACCTACTCGTCACCGCCGGCGCGGACCACACCGTCCGGCTGTCCTCCTTCACGACGGGCGCTCCCGTCCGCACCCTCCTGACCAGCGGCTTCTCCGTCTCCTCGCTCGGCGTGCGCCGAGTCGGCCGGCAGTGGATCGTCGCCGTGGTTACGGCCGACGGACAGTTGCACCGCATCGACCTGGACAGCGGGCGCCCGATCGGGCTGCCGCAGCGCGTCGACGCGGGCTCCTCGGTCCGGCTGGCCGTCTTCGACCTGGGTGCGAACGCCTGCGTCTCCGTCCAGGGCAACGCACGCGGACTCCAGCTGTACGACCTGGTGACCGGGGACCGCCTCGGCGGGCAGGTGCTCCGGCATTCAGCAACGGCCGTGTGCCGGGCGGGCGGCACGGTCTGTGTGGGCGGCTCGGACGGGATCGTGCGGTTCTGGCCGACCGCCCATGCCGCCGACTCGGTCCGGGTCACGGCGCACGAGGGCCGCATCCTCGCCCTGGGCGAGATCCACGGCCCGCGGGGCGTCCCCGTCCTCGTCAGCGTCGGCGAGGACAGCCAGATCCGCTGCTGGGACCTGACGCGGCACAACGAGCTGTGGCGGCGCAGGGTGCTCGACCCCGGCCCCTGGGAGGTGTCGCTGATCAGCTGCGCGACCACCGGACGCACGGCCGACGGCCGGGACTTCGTTGTCACCGGCGAGCACGGCGGACGCGTCAGGATCCTCCTCCTGCGCGGCGGAATGCCGGTCGCCGAGCAGGAGTTCACCGTCCCCGACATCGTCACGGCACTGTCCACCGGGCGCGTCCGGGGCCGGGACGTGCTGGTCGTCGGCACCGACTCGGGCCGGATCGTCTGCTGGGACGTCGGCGCGGGCCGGATGTTCGTCTACGGTCCGCTCCCCGAGTCACCGCGGTGGACCACCGCCCTTGCCCTGCACCCCGACGGCTCGGGGCGGCTGGCTGTCGGCGGATCCGACGGGACCGTGCGCGAGTGGACGCTGCCGACGTGCAGACCACTGGGCAACCCGCCCCGCCCCGCACACGTGGGTGACGTGTGCGCGCTGGCCTACACCGCGACAGGGCTCGTCGGCTACGGCGCCGACGCCCGCCTGGTCTCGTACCGCGACGGCTGGGAGCGCCCCATGCCCAGGACCGCGGCCTCCCTGCACGCGACCGACGACGGACTGCTCTGCGGGGACGAGGGCGGACAGGTCTGGTGGCTGCGGGACACGCCCGAGGGCCGGCGCGTGGTGGAGGCGTTGGACGAGGTGCGGCCCGTGTCCGCCGTCGCGGCCGTGGAGCACGACGGCGGTCTCTCCGTCGTCGTCGGCTCGGCCGACGGATCGCTCCAGGTGCGCGACGGCGAGCGCGGCGAGCTGGTCCGACGGCTGCGCCCGGTCGGTGACAGAGCGGTGGGACAGCTGGCTGCGGTGGCCTGGCGCCCGCCCGGCCGGGACGTCCGGCCCCGGCTCTTCGCCCGCGGCGAGAACGGCCTGCTGGAGTACTGGGACTTCGGCACCGACGGCACGGTCGCCTCAGCGGGACGGCCACTGGTCACTCCCGTGCCCCACCATCACCCCGGGGCCCAACTGGCCGCCGTGCCGGACGACACCGGCGCGCAGTCGCTGCTGTCCGTCGCGGTGTGGGACTCGGACCTCCCTCGGTTCCTGTACCCGGACGGAGACGGTCGGGTCTGCATCCACGACATCGCCCGGGGGCCGCTGCCCGACCAGCCGTGCTCGGCGCCCGGCGACGGGGGCACCGAGAAGGCCGAGCTGCACGCGGTCCGCTGCGGCGGTCGTCTCCTGGTCCTCACCCAGCTCTCCGACGACGTGATTCGCGTCCTGGACACCACCAGTCGGCGCTGGGCCGCCGTATGGTTCCGCGACGACAGCCTGGTCCGGGTGTTCGCCCTCGACGCACCGGGCGGCGACGAGCTGTTGCTGGTCGGCGTACGGCAATCCAAGATCGTGCCGTGGAACGCCTTGCGCAGGCGTTTCACCGAGGACGGCGAACGGCCGCCCGCCCACCGGCTCCGCAAGCGTCGATGGCTGCCGCGCCGGGGTCCTGCCCCGGAACCGCCGGTCACGCACGAGCACGGTATGCCGCTGCGCGTCGAGTACGCCGCTCTGCTCCCCGGTGGCGAGACCTACGCGGCGGCGGGCGACACCACGCTCTGCGTCCTCGGCACCCGCGACGACACGATGCACCGCACCATCGACCTCCCCTCCCTCTGCACCGCCCTCACCACCGGCCCCGCCGGCGAACTGATCGTCGGCACCCGCAACGGCCCGATCCTCTTCGACTGA
- a CDS encoding molybdopterin oxidoreductase family protein: MSRTALRICPLCEATCGLTLTIEGTRVTGARGDRDDVFSKGFICPKGASFGAVDGDPDRLRGPLVRKDGVLRDATWAEAFDAVAEGIRPVVERYGPHAVGIVLGNPNVHTMAGALYPPVLIAALGTHSLFTASTVDQMPKHVSSGLLYGDANAIPVPDLDRTDHLLLIGANPLESNGSLCTAPDFPGRLKALKARGGTLTVIDPRRTRTAKLADRHIPIRPGTDALLLAAMASVLFEEGLVDTGELAPHLLGIDELRDAVKDFTPEEAAEACDVDAGVIRELARELAAAPTAAVYGRIGSCTVAHGTLASWLVDVLNILTGNLDRPGGALFPQAATDKTPRPAGPGHGFQLGRWHSRVSGHPEAKGELPLSSLAEEIDTATDRAEPIRALIAVGANPVLSAPDGDRLDKALDSLDFMVSVDPYLNETSRHATVVLPPPPPSQSPHHDFAFNTLAVRNQVRYTRAAVPLEPGRMAETEIMARLVLAASGMHGADPSAVDQMVVDQTLGKAVKEPHSPVHGRDPRELAAQLGGDTGPERRLDMMLRLGPYGDGFGVRLDGLTLDKLLAHPHGIDLGPLKPRLPQPLKTRSGKVELLPEPIAGDLPRLREALRHRPDGLVLVGRRHLRSNNSWMHNVPALTGGTNRCTLHIHPDDAERLGVRDGADVRLKGAGGEVTALAEVTDAVRPGVVSLPHGWGHDRPGTRMSHALKNPGVNVNQLLDGSLLDPLSGNAVLNGVPVEVAPVAEKLSALTRK; the protein is encoded by the coding sequence GTGTCCCGCACCGCCCTGCGAATCTGTCCCCTGTGCGAGGCCACCTGCGGGCTGACGCTCACCATCGAGGGCACCCGTGTCACCGGCGCCCGAGGTGATCGCGACGATGTGTTCAGCAAGGGGTTCATCTGTCCCAAGGGGGCCTCCTTCGGTGCCGTCGACGGTGACCCGGACCGGCTGCGTGGCCCCCTCGTCCGTAAGGACGGCGTCCTCCGCGATGCCACCTGGGCGGAGGCCTTCGACGCCGTTGCCGAAGGGATTCGGCCCGTCGTCGAGCGGTACGGGCCGCATGCCGTCGGGATCGTCCTCGGGAATCCCAACGTCCACACCATGGCCGGTGCGCTCTATCCGCCCGTCCTGATCGCCGCCCTCGGCACCCACAGCCTCTTCACCGCGTCCACCGTCGACCAGATGCCCAAGCATGTATCGAGCGGGCTGCTGTACGGCGACGCCAACGCCATCCCCGTGCCCGATCTCGACCGCACCGACCATCTGCTCCTCATCGGCGCCAACCCCCTTGAGTCCAACGGGAGTCTGTGCACCGCCCCCGACTTCCCCGGCCGGCTCAAAGCCCTCAAGGCCCGCGGCGGCACCCTCACCGTCATCGACCCGCGTCGCACCCGCACCGCCAAGCTCGCCGACCGGCACATCCCCATCCGGCCCGGCACCGACGCGCTGCTCCTCGCCGCCATGGCGTCCGTACTTTTCGAGGAAGGTCTCGTGGACACCGGGGAGCTGGCTCCCCATCTCCTCGGGATCGATGAACTCCGCGACGCGGTAAAGGACTTCACGCCGGAAGAAGCCGCGGAAGCCTGTGACGTGGACGCCGGTGTCATCCGAGAACTCGCCCGCGAGCTCGCCGCCGCCCCCACCGCCGCCGTATACGGCCGTATCGGCAGCTGTACCGTCGCCCATGGCACCCTGGCCAGTTGGCTCGTGGACGTGCTCAACATCCTCACCGGCAATCTCGACCGGCCCGGCGGTGCCCTCTTCCCGCAGGCGGCCACCGACAAGACGCCCCGGCCCGCCGGACCCGGCCACGGCTTCCAGCTCGGCCGCTGGCACTCCCGGGTGAGCGGGCACCCGGAGGCCAAGGGGGAGTTGCCCCTCTCCTCGCTCGCCGAGGAGATCGACACCGCCACCGACCGAGCGGAGCCGATCCGGGCGCTCATCGCGGTCGGCGCCAACCCCGTGCTCTCCGCTCCCGACGGCGACCGGCTCGACAAGGCGCTGGACTCCCTGGACTTCATGGTCAGCGTCGACCCGTATCTCAACGAGACCTCGCGCCACGCCACTGTCGTGCTGCCGCCGCCCCCGCCCTCCCAGAGCCCGCACCACGACTTCGCCTTCAACACCCTCGCCGTACGCAACCAGGTCCGCTACACCCGCGCCGCCGTCCCGTTGGAGCCCGGGCGGATGGCGGAGACGGAGATCATGGCCCGCCTCGTCCTCGCCGCGAGCGGAATGCACGGCGCGGACCCCTCGGCGGTCGATCAGATGGTCGTCGACCAGACCCTGGGCAAGGCGGTGAAGGAGCCGCACTCCCCGGTCCATGGCCGTGATCCGCGCGAACTCGCGGCGCAGCTCGGCGGCGACACCGGCCCCGAGCGACGGCTCGACATGATGCTGCGCCTCGGCCCCTACGGCGACGGTTTCGGCGTACGACTCGACGGGCTGACCCTCGACAAGTTGCTCGCGCATCCGCACGGCATCGATCTCGGGCCGCTCAAGCCCCGGCTGCCCCAGCCCCTCAAGACCAGGAGCGGGAAGGTCGAGCTGCTGCCCGAGCCGATCGCAGGCGATCTGCCGCGGCTCAGGGAGGCCCTGCGGCACCGCCCGGACGGGCTCGTCCTCGTCGGCCGCCGGCATCTGCGGTCCAACAACAGCTGGATGCACAACGTGCCCGCCCTCACTGGCGGCACCAACCGCTGCACCCTGCACATCCACCCCGACGACGCCGAGCGGCTCGGAGTGCGGGACGGGGCGGACGTACGCCTGAAGGGGGCCGGGGGAGAGGTCACCGCGCTCGCGGAGGTCACCGACGCCGTGCGTCCCGGCGTCGTCAGCCTGCCGCACGGCTGGGGGCACGACCGGCCCGGCACCCGGATGAGCCACGCCCTGAAGAACCCCGGAGTCAACGTCAACCAGCTCCTCGACGGCAGCCTCCTGGACCCCCTGTCGGGCAACGCGGTCCTCAACGGAGTGCCCGTCGAGGTCGCCCCCGTGGCCGAAAAGCTCAGCGCTCTGACGCGTAAATAG
- a CDS encoding TetR/AcrR family transcriptional regulator, producing the protein MKPVPHATSLRRAPVQRRSAERLTRILDACADLLDEVGYDALSTRAVAQRAGVPIGSVYRFFGNKRQMADALAQRNLDRYAERVTERLAGVGGGGGWRAAMDAVLDEYLVMKRTAPGFSLVDFGNQIPVGVRPAEPNHRVADRLTDLLSGYLDRTPDEDLRRVFLVAVETADTLVHLAFRVSPEGDERIIAEARELLRAYLARVLD; encoded by the coding sequence ATGAAGCCCGTGCCCCACGCGACCTCGCTCCGCCGCGCGCCCGTACAGCGGCGCAGTGCCGAACGGCTGACCAGGATCCTCGACGCCTGCGCCGACCTCCTCGACGAGGTCGGCTACGACGCCCTGAGCACCCGCGCGGTCGCCCAGCGCGCCGGCGTCCCCATCGGCTCGGTCTACCGCTTCTTCGGCAACAAACGCCAGATGGCCGACGCCCTGGCCCAGCGCAACCTCGACCGCTACGCCGAGCGCGTCACCGAGCGCCTGGCGGGCGTCGGCGGTGGCGGTGGCTGGCGGGCGGCCATGGACGCCGTACTTGACGAGTACCTGGTGATGAAGCGGACCGCCCCCGGCTTCTCCCTGGTCGACTTCGGCAACCAGATACCGGTCGGCGTCCGCCCGGCCGAGCCGAACCACCGCGTGGCCGACCGCCTCACCGACCTCCTCTCCGGCTACCTCGACCGAACCCCCGACGAGGACCTGCGCCGCGTCTTCCTCGTCGCCGTGGAAACCGCCGACACCCTGGTCCATCTCGCCTTCCGGGTCTCCCCGGAGGGCGACGAACGCATCATCGCGGAGGCCCGGGAGCTGCTGCGGGCGTATCTGGCACGGGTCCTGGACTGA